CGCCCCCGACGAGACCCGCCGCATGGCACGGAACACGCGCTACGCCGAGTGGTTCGCGGGTGTCGAGGCCGACGCCGCCACGAGCTGAACGCTGCGCCGCGAGATGCCCCCGCACCACGAGATGGACACCGCACCCAGAAGTGGACACCGCGCCCGGATAAGACGCGGTGCGGTGTCCACTTCGTGGTGTGGTGCCGTGTGATGCGGTGGCGGGCGGGCGGGCGGGCGGGCAGCCCGCCGCGGGCGCGGCTAGCGGCCCTGGCGCTTCTTGAACGGCTTGGGCTGACCCTTGACGGCGGGAGTGCGACCCTTGCCCTTGGACGCCTTGGCCTTGCCGCCGGCCGGCGGGGGTGGCGGCGGCGTCGGGGTGGACGGACTCGCCAGTTCGTCCTCGGCGACGACCACCGCGGCCTTGCCGGCCTTGGTCAGCCGGTAGGGCGTGGCGTCGCGGTCGAACAGCTTCGCACCGAACTCGAGCTCGAGCGCCTCGATCGACGACTCGAGCTTCTGCCGCGAGATGCCGAGCTTGTCGGCCGCGACCGGGAAGTGCAGCACCTCGGCCGCGACGAGGAAGTGTCTCAGGTGGCTCGTCTTCACGCCGTGGCGACCGAACCGGCGGAGGAGCCGCCGACCGAGTCCGCGCGGATGCCCAGGCCGTCGAGGGCCTTCTGGAAGATCGTCAGACCGCTCATGCCCGGCAGGTTCGAGATGTTCTGGTCGAGCTTGACGGCGGCCTTCCGGCCCTCTTCGCCGCTCATCAGCTGGCCGAAGACGAACTTGACGTCGTCGACCTCCATGATCGACGAGCCGACGGGGGCCCAGACCTTCGACAGCAGGAAGCGCGTCAGCTTCTGCGCCTTCTTGCTCGCGAGCAGACGCTCACGGGCCTGCGAGACGTAGAACGCGACGTGGCG
This genomic interval from Frigoribacterium sp. Leaf415 contains the following:
- a CDS encoding helix-turn-helix domain-containing protein, with the translated sequence MKTSHLRHFLVAAEVLHFPVAADKLGISRQKLESSIEALELEFGAKLFDRDATPYRLTKAGKAAVVVAEDELASPSTPTPPPPPPAGGKAKASKGKGRTPAVKGQPKPFKKRQGR